A window of Tetrapisispora phaffii CBS 4417 chromosome 9, complete genome contains these coding sequences:
- the TPHA0I03315 gene encoding uncharacterized protein has protein sequence MQQTITLASYIGYKFWFDILYCVNCLARHTLYPSKQVIRFFKELLQFLWQTRSKRLVWNKRDKTDDDANYITGIVDASFAKQEEYKSQYRAFIQLNSNMIGAVSSKLKLTCASSIKTELYGISESTHRFANLCLRNGAIH, from the coding sequence ATGCAACAAACCATTACATTGGCGTCATATATTGGTTACAAATTCTGGTTCGATATTTTGTATTGTGTAAATTGTCTAGCAAGACACACATTATATCCGTCTAAACAAGTAATTAGGTTCTTTAAGGAATTGTTACAATTTCTTTGGCAAACAAGGTCTAAAAGATTGGTCTGGAATAAGCGAGATAAAACAGATGATGATGCAAACTATATCACTGGAATCGTTGACGCATCATTCGCTAAACAAGAAGAATACAAATCCCAATATAGAGCATTCATACAGTTGAACTCAAACATGATCGGTGCGGTATCTTCGAAGCTTAAACTAACATGCGCTTCATCCATTAAAACTGAACTATATGGTATTTCAGAATCAACGCATAGATTTGCCAACCTATGTTTGAGGAACGGAGCTATCCACTAA